A genome region from Clostridium pasteurianum includes the following:
- a CDS encoding calcium-translocating P-type ATPase, PMCA-type, whose product MINENRAASGLSEEEVKRRQKKYGYNTIQKGKKISPAQIFLSQFNDVIIWVLIAATIISGFMGEKADAITIIIIVVMNAVLGFVQEFKTEKSLEALKKLTAPTSKVIRNGSIKIIDASLLVPGDLVVLDTGDRIPADCILIEGINMMVDESLLTGESAGVSKDNRESNLYMGTIVLTGKCQARVIKTGMATEMGKIANMLDNIEQEKTPLKEKLASLGKILVVICIVICVVVTVLGILRGEDKYEMFLLGVSLAVAAIPEGLPAIVTVALAIGVSRMLKRNALVRKLPAVETLGCTSIICSDKTGTLTQNKMTVKAMYFNDQIYERDIYDENKFDALRKAFVYCNDCDYDFKGNNIDKCLFGDPTETALIRAFFKDTSKLKNFISLEKRMNEVPFDSKTKMMKVTSKSRNGIRCYLKGAPERVILKCKYIYLNNKIELFTSTYKSKVNMALDNMSKKALRCIACAYKDENLSKEDDMIFLGIAGMIDPPRAEVKDAVLKCRTAGITPVMITGDHKNTAFAIAKDLNICSDLSEVISGEELDKISENELVKRTDKTRVFARVSPEHKLKIVRAFKKKNKVVAMTGDGVNDAPAIKEADIGIAMGISGTDVTKEASSMILLDDNFATIVAAVEEGRVIYNNIRKFIRYLLSCNLGEVLTMFLSSIFNLETPLLPIQILLVNLATDGLPALALGLDPPDDDIMDDKPRDKKEGIFSRGLSEKIIIRGCLIGICTILSFLVGLYLNFGLKVSRTMALGTLIMSQLIHVFECRSEKHSIFEIKIFTNMYLLGAVSISVTMLLCVVYIPFLEVVFHTTALSILQWIIVLFFSGFISLINSIYLYHNK is encoded by the coding sequence TTGATTAATGAAAATAGGGCAGCTAGTGGTTTGTCAGAAGAAGAGGTTAAAAGACGTCAGAAAAAATATGGATATAATACAATACAAAAGGGTAAAAAAATTTCTCCAGCTCAGATATTCTTATCTCAGTTCAATGATGTAATCATATGGGTACTCATAGCAGCAACAATTATATCTGGGTTTATGGGGGAAAAAGCAGATGCCATAACTATAATTATAATTGTAGTTATGAATGCAGTACTCGGTTTTGTACAAGAGTTTAAGACTGAGAAATCTCTTGAGGCATTAAAAAAACTTACAGCGCCAACATCAAAAGTAATAAGAAATGGAAGTATAAAGATAATTGATGCATCACTTTTAGTTCCAGGAGATTTAGTGGTTTTAGATACTGGTGACAGAATTCCAGCAGATTGTATCTTGATTGAAGGTATAAATATGATGGTGGATGAATCTTTACTTACTGGTGAATCAGCAGGCGTTTCAAAAGACAACAGAGAAAGCAATCTATATATGGGCACAATAGTTCTCACAGGAAAGTGTCAGGCAAGGGTTATTAAAACTGGCATGGCTACAGAAATGGGTAAAATAGCTAACATGCTTGATAATATAGAACAAGAGAAAACACCTCTTAAAGAAAAACTAGCATCACTTGGAAAAATTTTAGTTGTAATATGTATAGTAATATGTGTAGTTGTAACTGTACTTGGAATACTGCGAGGAGAGGACAAGTATGAGATGTTTCTTTTGGGTGTAAGTCTTGCTGTTGCAGCCATTCCTGAAGGACTTCCAGCAATAGTTACAGTAGCTTTAGCTATAGGGGTTTCAAGGATGTTAAAAAGGAATGCACTTGTTAGGAAACTTCCAGCAGTAGAAACCCTTGGGTGTACATCTATAATATGTAGTGATAAAACAGGAACTTTGACTCAAAATAAAATGACGGTAAAAGCCATGTATTTTAATGATCAAATTTATGAAAGAGATATTTATGATGAAAATAAGTTTGATGCTTTGAGAAAGGCTTTTGTATACTGTAATGATTGTGATTATGATTTTAAGGGAAATAATATAGACAAATGTCTTTTTGGTGATCCAACAGAAACGGCATTAATAAGAGCATTTTTTAAGGACACTTCAAAACTTAAAAACTTTATTTCGCTTGAAAAAAGAATGAATGAAGTACCTTTTGATTCTAAGACAAAAATGATGAAGGTAACAAGCAAAAGCAGAAATGGTATTAGATGTTACTTAAAGGGAGCACCCGAGAGGGTAATACTTAAGTGTAAATATATATACTTGAATAATAAAATAGAATTATTTACTTCAACATATAAATCTAAAGTAAATATGGCTCTTGATAATATGTCTAAAAAGGCTCTGAGATGTATTGCTTGTGCTTATAAGGATGAAAATTTAAGCAAAGAAGATGACATGATTTTTTTAGGCATTGCTGGCATGATTGATCCTCCAAGAGCTGAAGTTAAGGATGCTGTACTTAAATGTAGAACTGCAGGTATAACTCCAGTAATGATAACAGGGGATCACAAAAATACAGCTTTTGCCATAGCTAAGGATTTAAACATATGTTCTGATTTGTCAGAGGTTATAAGCGGAGAAGAGCTTGATAAGATAAGCGAAAATGAACTTGTTAAGAGAACTGATAAGACAAGAGTTTTTGCTAGAGTAAGCCCTGAACATAAACTTAAAATTGTACGTGCATTTAAGAAAAAAAATAAGGTCGTTGCCATGACAGGAGATGGCGTTAATGATGCTCCTGCAATTAAAGAAGCTGATATAGGTATAGCTATGGGAATTTCAGGTACTGATGTTACAAAAGAGGCTTCATCTATGATACTTTTAGATGATAATTTTGCAACTATTGTAGCGGCTGTAGAAGAAGGAAGAGTTATATACAATAATATAAGAAAATTCATTAGATATCTCTTGTCATGTAATTTAGGAGAAGTTTTGACTATGTTCTTATCTTCTATTTTTAATCTTGAAACGCCACTTTTGCCTATACAGATACTGCTTGTAAATTTGGCTACAGATGGTCTCCCGGCATTAGCTTTAGGTCTTGATCCACCAGATGATGATATTATGGATGATAAACCAAGAGATAAAAAAGAAGGGATTTTTTCAAGGGGACTTAGTGAAAAGATAATTATAAGAGGCTGTCTTATAGGAATTTGCACCATTTTGTCATTTCTAGTTGGCTTGTATTTGAATTTTGGATTAAAGGTAAGTAGAACTATGGCACTTGGTACTTTGATTATGTCTCAGTTAATACATGTTTTTGAATGTCGTTCTGAGAAACATTCTATATTTGAAATAAAAATCTTTACTAATATGTATCTTTTAGGGGCAGTAAGTATATCTGTAACAATGCTTTTATGTGTTGTATATATTCCTTTTCTGGAAGTGGTTTTTCATACAACTGCACTGAGCATATTACAGTGGATAATAGTTTTGTTTTTCTCAGGTTTCATATCTCTTATAAATAGCATATATTTATATCATAATAAATAA
- a CDS encoding AAA family ATPase, with amino-acid sequence MVKKLTPEELVYNIDLTNKRTSKFNAYDKLYDLIEKGLNINDKGYNIYLIDDPNVDVINNIKSYINDVLSRKNSPKDICYVTGKNKNEPESMVINNGYGKKLFECVEEIKKLYKDIIYKFYNGLEVEERDVILEKAQNGKKKIINKIVKEAEEKGFDLKPSDGGFNFVPLKDGEPLTEGEYDNIDEVEREEILKNMKQLKESTKVIFTNLKNIEENEISDLKECLRKYIESETKENKYNFMNCFEGIPEAVVYIYKVFNDIKKMMIENYSSNYEKDSEKIVKILLKYHVNVIVDNSENTKPTVIYEDDPCPSNLFGNIEYVNHDGSYDADVRLIKAGSLLKANDGCLIIRAKDILERPTSYYYLKKVLLSGKIRPNYGREHFEVISLNTLKPKPVDISVKIILVGDYETYNLLYSLDEDFRELFKVRAEYNPVVEINEAIIKYIENEVYKFIKCKRNNNISSAALKEIYKYLSRLAGSKNKLLISPNKLKKILTLCCYNADKNGEKCITDDNIRNVIYKKSIIEEEINENYVEKKILMNFSGSRIGQINGLSVISLGYAELGKPIRITCTCSRGSGNIVDIQKENSLSGSIHSKSISILKGLMNEIFGGYNKIPVDFHVCFEQIYGKLEGDSASVAEIVSILSALSKIPIKQNIAVTGSINQFGEVQPIGGVNEKIEGFYEISRLYNSKSNYAVVIPQNNQDNIILNYDLEKSIIEGDFSVYTMTNIKDAVKILMDTNWEDMLKKSSLEMKKYGASKERNH; translated from the coding sequence ATGGTTAAAAAATTAACTCCTGAAGAGCTTGTTTATAATATCGATTTAACTAATAAAAGAACTTCTAAATTTAATGCTTATGATAAACTATATGACTTAATAGAAAAAGGCCTTAATATAAATGATAAGGGGTACAATATTTATTTAATAGATGATCCTAATGTTGATGTGATAAATAATATTAAAAGTTATATAAATGATGTTTTAAGTAGAAAAAATAGTCCTAAAGATATATGTTATGTTACAGGAAAAAATAAAAATGAACCTGAAAGTATGGTTATAAATAATGGATATGGTAAAAAGCTTTTTGAATGTGTAGAGGAAATAAAGAAGCTATATAAAGATATAATATATAAATTCTATAACGGCCTCGAAGTTGAAGAACGTGATGTAATATTAGAAAAAGCACAAAATGGAAAAAAGAAAATAATAAATAAAATAGTAAAAGAAGCAGAAGAAAAGGGGTTTGATTTGAAGCCGTCAGATGGTGGATTTAATTTTGTGCCGCTTAAAGATGGTGAGCCGCTTACTGAAGGAGAATATGATAATATAGATGAAGTAGAAAGAGAAGAAATACTAAAAAATATGAAACAGCTTAAGGAAAGTACTAAGGTTATATTTACAAATTTAAAAAATATAGAGGAAAATGAAATAAGTGATTTAAAGGAATGCTTAAGGAAATATATTGAAAGTGAAACCAAAGAAAATAAGTATAATTTTATGAATTGCTTTGAAGGTATTCCTGAGGCAGTGGTATATATTTATAAGGTTTTTAATGATATAAAAAAAATGATGATAGAAAATTATAGTTCAAATTATGAGAAGGATTCAGAAAAAATAGTAAAAATACTTCTTAAATATCATGTTAATGTAATAGTAGATAATAGTGAAAACACAAAACCTACAGTTATTTACGAAGATGATCCATGTCCTTCTAATCTTTTTGGAAACATTGAATATGTGAATCATGATGGTAGCTATGATGCCGATGTGAGATTAATAAAAGCAGGTTCTTTATTAAAAGCAAATGATGGTTGTTTAATAATTAGAGCTAAAGATATACTTGAAAGACCAACTTCTTACTATTACTTAAAAAAGGTACTTTTAAGTGGAAAGATTAGACCTAATTATGGCAGAGAGCATTTTGAAGTTATATCTTTGAATACTTTAAAGCCTAAGCCTGTGGATATAAGTGTGAAAATTATATTAGTTGGTGATTATGAAACTTATAATTTATTATATAGCTTAGATGAAGACTTTAGGGAATTATTTAAGGTGAGAGCTGAATATAATCCAGTTGTGGAAATTAATGAAGCTATTATAAAGTATATTGAAAATGAAGTATATAAATTTATAAAATGTAAGAGAAATAATAATATATCTTCAGCTGCGCTTAAGGAGATATATAAGTATTTATCTAGATTGGCTGGCAGTAAAAATAAGCTTTTAATTTCACCAAATAAACTGAAAAAAATATTGACTCTATGCTGTTATAACGCAGATAAAAATGGTGAGAAATGCATAACTGATGATAATATAAGAAATGTAATATATAAGAAAAGTATTATTGAGGAAGAGATAAATGAAAACTATGTAGAAAAAAAGATATTAATGAATTTTTCTGGTAGTAGAATTGGACAGATAAATGGTTTATCAGTTATAAGTTTAGGCTATGCAGAATTAGGCAAACCAATAAGAATAACATGTACTTGCTCAAGAGGAAGCGGAAATATAGTTGATATTCAAAAGGAGAATTCTTTAAGCGGAAGTATACATTCTAAATCAATTAGTATATTAAAAGGACTTATGAATGAAATATTTGGAGGATACAATAAAATACCTGTAGATTTTCATGTATGCTTTGAACAGATATATGGAAAACTTGAAGGGGATAGTGCTTCCGTTGCAGAAATAGTAAGTATACTTTCTGCACTTTCTAAAATACCTATAAAGCAGAATATAGCAGTTACAGGTTCTATAAATCAGTTTGGTGAAGTGCAGCCTATTGGTGGAGTAAATGAAAAAATAGAGGGATTTTATGAAATTTCTAGATTATACAATAGTAAAAGTAATTACGCAGTTGTAATTCCACAAAATAATCAAGATAATATTATATTAAATTATGATTTGGAAAAATCAATTATTGAAGGTGATTTTTCAGTATATACAATGACGAATATTAAAGATGCAGTAAAAATATTAATGGATACAAATTGGGAGGATATGCTAAAAAAATCAAGTTTAGAGATGAAAAAATATGGAGCTAGTAAGGAAAGAAATCATTAA
- the ychF gene encoding redox-regulated ATPase YchF, whose amino-acid sequence MRLGIVGLPNVGKSTLFNAITKAGAESANYPFCTIEPNVGVVSVPDKRLDVLEKMYNSKKKVHTSIEFYDIAGLVKGASKGEGLGNKFLSHIRESAAIVHVVRCFKDDNIVHVDGSVDPIRDIETINLELIFSDLEVLEKRLEKTIKTARSGDKKSKAELTILEKLKAHLEAGKCVRTLEFTEDEAEFVKSLFLLTSKPVLYAANISEDDVLSGNVENDMVKSVEEYAKKEHSEVIPICASLEEQLSALEEDEEKEMLSEYGLESSGLDRLIQSSYKLLGLMSFLTAGPEEVRAWTIKQGTKAPKAAGKIHTDIERGFIRAEIVSYDDLVKCGSEAAAKEKGLYRLEGKDYIMQEGDVVFFRFNV is encoded by the coding sequence ATGAGATTGGGAATTGTAGGTTTACCAAATGTAGGTAAAAGTACTTTATTTAACGCAATAACAAAGGCAGGAGCAGAATCTGCAAACTATCCTTTTTGTACCATAGAACCTAACGTAGGAGTTGTATCTGTTCCTGATAAGAGACTTGATGTCCTTGAAAAAATGTATAACTCAAAAAAGAAGGTTCATACAAGCATAGAATTTTATGATATAGCAGGTCTTGTTAAAGGAGCAAGTAAAGGTGAAGGTCTTGGAAATAAATTCTTATCACATATAAGAGAATCTGCTGCTATAGTTCACGTTGTAAGATGTTTTAAAGATGATAACATTGTACACGTTGATGGAAGTGTTGATCCTATACGTGATATTGAAACTATTAACCTTGAACTTATATTTTCAGATCTTGAAGTTCTTGAAAAAAGACTTGAAAAGACTATTAAAACAGCACGTTCTGGTGATAAAAAGTCAAAAGCCGAACTTACTATACTTGAAAAGTTAAAGGCACATCTTGAAGCTGGTAAATGTGTAAGAACTCTTGAATTCACAGAAGATGAAGCTGAATTCGTAAAAAGTCTTTTTCTCTTAACCTCTAAGCCTGTACTTTATGCTGCCAACATATCAGAAGATGATGTATTATCAGGGAATGTTGAAAATGATATGGTTAAATCAGTAGAAGAATACGCTAAGAAAGAACATTCTGAGGTTATTCCTATTTGTGCAAGTCTTGAAGAACAGCTTTCTGCTCTAGAAGAAGATGAAGAAAAGGAAATGCTTTCAGAATACGGATTAGAAAGTTCAGGATTAGATAGACTTATTCAGAGTAGTTACAAACTTTTAGGTCTTATGAGTTTCTTAACTGCAGGACCGGAAGAAGTAAGAGCATGGACTATAAAGCAGGGAACTAAGGCGCCTAAAGCAGCTGGTAAAATACATACAGATATTGAGAGAGGTTTCATACGTGCCGAAATTGTATCTTATGATGATTTAGTTAAATGTGGTTCAGAAGCTGCCGCAAAAGAAAAGGGTCTTTATAGGCTTGAAGGAAAAGATTATATAATGCAGGAAGGCGACGTAGTATTCTTTAGATTTAATGTATAA
- the mraZ gene encoding division/cell wall cluster transcriptional repressor MraZ: MFIGEYSHAIDTKNRIIIPSKFREELGEKFIITKGLDGCLYVYTLSEWKVLEEKLKKLPLTNHNARAFVRFFFSGANEVGLDKHGRVLVPQNLIEYASINKEIISIGVSTRIEIWSKEKWLEYNEASVDMDEIAEKMSELGI; encoded by the coding sequence GTGTTTATAGGTGAGTATAGTCATGCCATAGATACAAAAAATAGAATAATTATTCCTTCTAAATTTAGAGAAGAGCTTGGAGAAAAATTTATTATAACCAAGGGTTTAGATGGATGTCTTTATGTGTATACACTTAGCGAATGGAAGGTACTTGAAGAAAAATTAAAAAAACTCCCACTTACAAACCATAATGCAAGAGCTTTTGTTAGATTCTTTTTTTCAGGAGCTAATGAAGTAGGTTTAGATAAACATGGAAGAGTTCTTGTGCCGCAAAATTTAATTGAATATGCATCTATTAATAAGGAAATTATAAGTATTGGAGTATCCACTAGAATAGAAATATGGAGCAAAGAAAAATGGTTAGAATACAATGAAGCAAGTGTGGATATGGATGAGATTGCAGAAAAGATGAGTGAACTTGGAATATAA
- the rsmH gene encoding 16S rRNA (cytosine(1402)-N(4))-methyltransferase RsmH: MEFSHVPVLLNETIGQLNIKEDGIYVDCTLGGGGHSLEILKKLSKDGKLIGIDQDKDALKAAGERLKDYENFIPVHDNFHNIKNILEELKIDKVDGVLADLGVSSYQLDEPSRGFSYMHDAPLDMRMNRDSDFSAFDVVNGYDEEKLYHVIRDYGEERFAKRIAKFIAERRQENAIKTTFELVEIIKAAVPAKFRRQGPHPAKRTFQAIRIEVNKELQILNETVEDSVDKLKAGGRICIITFHSLEDRIIKNKYRQLQNPCTCPKEIPICVCGKKPKIKIITRKPIEASSEELEYNPRSRSAKLRVAEKIYI; encoded by the coding sequence ATGGAATTTAGTCATGTCCCTGTACTTTTAAATGAAACTATAGGACAGCTTAATATAAAAGAAGATGGAATTTACGTTGACTGCACCCTTGGCGGCGGAGGTCATTCACTTGAAATACTAAAGAAACTTTCAAAAGATGGAAAGCTTATAGGTATAGATCAGGATAAGGATGCACTTAAAGCAGCAGGTGAAAGACTTAAGGATTATGAAAATTTTATACCTGTGCATGATAATTTTCACAACATAAAAAACATATTAGAAGAACTTAAAATAGATAAGGTGGATGGAGTATTAGCCGATTTAGGAGTTTCATCATATCAGCTTGACGAACCTTCAAGAGGTTTTAGTTATATGCACGATGCACCTCTTGATATGAGAATGAATAGAGATAGTGATTTTTCCGCTTTTGATGTTGTAAATGGTTACGATGAAGAAAAGCTTTATCATGTAATAAGGGACTATGGAGAGGAAAGGTTTGCAAAGCGTATAGCTAAATTTATTGCAGAAAGAAGACAGGAAAATGCTATAAAGACAACTTTTGAACTTGTCGAAATAATAAAGGCGGCAGTTCCTGCAAAATTTAGAAGACAAGGTCCTCATCCGGCTAAAAGAACATTTCAGGCCATAAGAATAGAAGTGAATAAGGAACTTCAGATATTAAATGAAACTGTAGAGGATTCAGTTGATAAATTGAAAGCCGGAGGAAGAATTTGTATAATAACATTTCATTCACTTGAAGATAGAATTATTAAGAATAAATACAGGCAGCTGCAAAATCCATGTACCTGTCCAAAAGAGATACCTATATGTGTATGTGGAAAAAAACCTAAGATAAAGATAATAACTAGAAAACCAATAGAAGCTTCCAGCGAAGAACTTGAATATAATCCACGAAGTAGGAGCGCTAAGCTCAGAGTGGCAGAAAAAATTTATATATAA
- a CDS encoding stage V sporulation protein D yields the protein MPKRILVDKATIRNRIFIVFVVLTFVIALLFYKLFSVMVVKSTKYKKMAQEQWTSEVKISAKRGRVLDRNGQEFAISGNVYRVDLDLNTIKNSLAEKNMKMNELADKLSKALGMEKKDVEKQLNKKFKDGRPMGSAILARRVDKSRTDKVLAINVKGIMVSPDTKRYYPYGNFLSQVLGHTNSDGNGLTGVELEYDKYLKGKPGVRKAEIDKNSANLPYTISEYSKPLDGKDVVLTIDKNMQYFAEKYAQEALINNKAKAVSIVIMNPKNGEILAMANKPDYDLNDPWDKSKSYDELQRSWRNRAVSDAFEPGSIFKVVTASTAMSLGIVHENDKFNCPGSITIAKRTIHCWKRTGHGEETFPDILKNSCNVGFAELGQKIGAENLNNYINKFGFGKKTGIDLPGEARGIIRPTSKIGPVDLATIAFGQSNTVSMVQYMQALNCVANGGNLITPHVMKEISHVDNNKQVVDKEYNDYNKKRILDESMTATLRGYLERVVSEGGGKNAFIAGYHIAGKTGTAQKPNPNGGGYEHGKYISSFVGMAPSNDPKVTVMISIDEPDPSNYYAAQTAAPVGKKVFNEIFNYLGMKPDVSSSDAAKSMLKDVVIPNLRGMKKDDAIKELKKLNIEADIDGAGEYVENTTPIPGITVKEGTKVVLYTGDSTNYNNNDVIVPDLIGCSRQEVEQTLKSLGLDFKITGDGVVEKQSIKAGKQVNKGTVITINLGDISD from the coding sequence TTGCCAAAAAGAATATTGGTTGATAAAGCTACTATTAGAAATAGAATTTTTATTGTATTTGTAGTTTTAACTTTTGTCATTGCACTGCTTTTTTATAAACTTTTTAGTGTTATGGTTGTAAAATCTACAAAATACAAAAAAATGGCACAAGAACAGTGGACAAGTGAAGTAAAAATTTCAGCTAAAAGAGGAAGAGTACTTGATAGAAATGGTCAAGAGTTTGCTATCAGCGGTAATGTTTATAGAGTCGATTTAGATTTAAACACTATAAAAAATTCTCTTGCTGAAAAAAATATGAAGATGAATGAACTAGCAGATAAGCTCTCAAAAGCACTTGGTATGGAAAAGAAGGATGTAGAAAAACAACTTAATAAAAAATTTAAAGATGGTAGACCTATGGGATCTGCTATACTTGCAAGAAGAGTAGATAAAAGCCGTACGGATAAAGTCTTAGCTATAAATGTAAAGGGTATAATGGTGTCGCCAGATACAAAAAGATATTATCCATATGGCAACTTTTTGTCACAGGTCTTAGGACATACAAATTCGGATGGTAATGGGCTTACTGGAGTAGAACTTGAATATGATAAATATTTAAAGGGCAAACCTGGTGTGAGGAAAGCTGAAATAGATAAGAATAGTGCTAATTTGCCTTATACAATTTCTGAATATTCAAAACCATTGGATGGCAAGGATGTAGTGCTTACTATAGACAAAAACATGCAGTATTTTGCGGAGAAATATGCTCAAGAAGCTTTGATAAATAATAAGGCAAAAGCTGTTTCTATAGTAATAATGAATCCCAAAAACGGAGAAATACTTGCTATGGCGAATAAGCCTGATTATGATTTAAATGATCCCTGGGATAAAAGTAAAAGTTATGACGAGCTCCAGAGAAGCTGGAGAAATAGAGCAGTAAGCGATGCGTTTGAACCAGGTTCTATATTTAAAGTAGTAACTGCTAGTACAGCCATGAGTCTTGGAATTGTACATGAAAATGATAAATTTAACTGTCCAGGCAGTATTACTATAGCTAAGAGAACTATTCACTGCTGGAAAAGAACAGGGCATGGAGAGGAAACTTTTCCGGATATACTTAAAAACTCATGCAATGTAGGATTTGCTGAACTTGGACAAAAAATTGGAGCTGAGAATCTCAATAATTATATAAATAAATTTGGCTTTGGTAAAAAAACAGGTATAGATCTTCCAGGAGAAGCAAGAGGGATTATTAGGCCAACCAGCAAAATAGGCCCTGTGGACTTAGCTACAATAGCTTTTGGACAGTCAAATACTGTTTCCATGGTTCAATACATGCAGGCCCTTAATTGCGTTGCAAATGGAGGAAATTTAATAACACCACATGTAATGAAAGAAATAAGCCATGTAGATAATAATAAGCAAGTTGTAGATAAAGAGTATAATGATTATAATAAAAAAAGGATTTTAGATGAAAGTATGACTGCCACTCTTAGAGGTTATCTCGAAAGGGTAGTATCAGAAGGTGGAGGTAAAAATGCTTTCATTGCTGGATATCATATTGCAGGAAAAACCGGTACTGCACAAAAGCCAAATCCCAATGGCGGTGGTTATGAACATGGAAAGTATATATCTTCTTTTGTGGGCATGGCGCCGTCAAATGACCCTAAAGTTACAGTTATGATTTCAATAGATGAACCGGATCCATCTAATTATTATGCAGCTCAGACTGCAGCACCAGTAGGAAAGAAAGTTTTTAATGAAATATTTAATTACTTAGGTATGAAACCAGATGTATCCAGCTCTGATGCTGCTAAAAGTATGCTTAAAGACGTTGTTATTCCAAATTTACGCGGCATGAAAAAGGACGATGCAATTAAGGAACTTAAAAAGTTAAATATAGAAGCAGATATAGATGGTGCAGGCGAATATGTAGAGAATACCACACCTATTCCTGGCATAACTGTAAAGGAAGGAACAAAAGTGGTACTTTACACAGGTGATAGTACTAATTATAATAATAATGATGTTATAGTACCGGATTTAATCGGGTGCAGTAGACAAGAGGTAGAACAGACACTAAAAAGTCTTGGACTTGATTTTAAAATTACAGGGGATGGTGTTGTAGAAAAACAGAGTATTAAGGCAGGAAAGCAGGTTAATAAGGGGACAGTTATAACTATTAATCTTGGAGATATAAGTGACTAA